A genomic window from Agreia sp. COWG includes:
- the sucB gene encoding 2-oxoglutarate dehydrogenase, E2 component, dihydrolipoamide succinyltransferase, whose protein sequence is MSESVNLPALGESVTEGTVTRWLKSVGDRVEVDEPLLEVSTDKVDTEIPSPVAGVIEEILVEEDETVEVGTPLVRIGDGSAAAAPSEPAAEPAAAQDAPVETPSTEAETEAEAPAPAPAPEQEAPTPAVAPSPAPAPAAAPAPVAAPAPAVASTPPAPVASSAPSTPAPSESAPAANAGYVTPLVRKLAGDNGIDLSTLTGSGVGGRIRKEDVLAAAEAKSAAAAAPAAAPTASGPVVLPTSELRGTTQPMSRLRKVVAQRAVESMQSTAQLTSVVEVDVTRVASLRDKEKARFFEKTGNKLSFLPFFALAATEALKAYPIINATVDGDSIVYPDSENVSIAVDTERGLLTPVVKNAGELDLAGFAREIADLATRTRDNKLKPDELAGGTFTLTNTGSRGALFDTPVVFLPQVAILGTGIVTRKPLVIKTDQGEAIAIRSTVYLALSYDHRIVDGADAARFLVAVKNRLEDGAFEGNLGY, encoded by the coding sequence AGAGTGTAGGAGACCGCGTCGAGGTCGACGAACCCCTGCTCGAAGTGTCAACGGACAAGGTCGATACCGAGATCCCGTCGCCGGTAGCCGGCGTGATCGAAGAGATCCTGGTCGAGGAGGACGAGACCGTCGAGGTCGGCACTCCCCTGGTGCGCATCGGAGATGGCAGTGCTGCTGCCGCACCGAGCGAGCCGGCTGCCGAGCCCGCCGCAGCGCAAGACGCTCCGGTCGAGACGCCCTCCACCGAGGCCGAGACCGAAGCAGAAGCTCCTGCGCCCGCGCCGGCCCCAGAGCAAGAGGCTCCTACCCCGGCCGTCGCCCCGTCGCCCGCTCCGGCTCCCGCTGCAGCCCCGGCCCCCGTAGCTGCCCCGGCTCCCGCTGTGGCCTCCACGCCCCCCGCTCCCGTGGCATCCTCCGCTCCCTCGACGCCCGCACCTTCGGAGTCCGCACCTGCCGCCAACGCCGGCTACGTGACCCCGCTTGTGCGTAAGCTCGCCGGAGACAACGGCATCGACCTCTCTACACTGACGGGAAGCGGAGTCGGAGGACGCATCCGCAAGGAGGACGTGCTCGCCGCAGCCGAGGCCAAGTCCGCAGCCGCAGCCGCCCCGGCGGCAGCGCCCACCGCCTCCGGCCCGGTGGTTCTGCCCACCTCCGAACTGCGTGGAACCACTCAGCCCATGTCGCGGCTGCGGAAGGTCGTCGCGCAGCGCGCGGTCGAGTCAATGCAGTCCACCGCGCAGCTCACGAGCGTGGTCGAGGTCGACGTCACTCGCGTCGCGTCCCTCCGCGACAAAGAGAAGGCGCGCTTCTTCGAGAAGACAGGCAACAAGCTCAGCTTCCTGCCGTTCTTTGCGCTGGCGGCGACGGAGGCCCTCAAGGCGTACCCGATCATCAACGCCACGGTCGACGGCGACAGCATCGTCTATCCGGACAGCGAGAATGTGAGCATCGCTGTCGACACCGAGCGCGGACTGCTCACTCCCGTTGTGAAGAATGCCGGTGAGCTCGATCTCGCCGGCTTCGCCCGCGAGATCGCCGATCTCGCGACGCGCACTCGCGACAACAAGCTGAAGCCCGATGAGCTGGCCGGCGGTACCTTCACGCTGACCAACACGGGATCGCGCGGCGCGCTCTTCGACACGCCCGTCGTCTTCCTCCCCCAGGTCGCCATCCTTGGAACCGGCATCGTGACGCGCAAGCCCCTGGTGATCAAGACCGACCAGGGTGAGGCAATCGCGATTCGCTCGACGGTCTACCTCGCCCTGAGCTACGACCACCGCATCGTCGACGGCGCAGATGCTGCCCGCTTCCTCGTGGCGGTCAAGAATCGTCTCGAAGACGGTGCGTTCGAGGGCAACCTCGGCTACTAG